One Streptomyces sp. NBC_00554 DNA segment encodes these proteins:
- a CDS encoding TnsA-like heteromeric transposase endonuclease subunit, whose product MRAHVVYESRLELTRLLYADFDHDVTAIFAQPFLLSAAVDGHWRRHVPDFLMLREKDVPLVVDVKPRHLLTRPKVNFALGWAREVVLSRGWDFEVWSEPPETELANLRFLAGYRREGCAGRPGSLHEHRSDRRLRPGSHHLGGVELEGVQPGSPGGSRTDGATSVFDCCEVRGVLSVATTREDHTCRRNSRWPRGESVTLSLRFVRQSPRVDGHAIGSGRDSMNGLQRRWEAGAGSAAGSRSRGARGRRR is encoded by the coding sequence ATGCGGGCCCACGTCGTCTACGAGTCGCGGCTTGAGCTGACACGGCTGCTCTACGCCGACTTCGACCACGACGTGACGGCGATCTTCGCCCAGCCCTTTCTTCTCTCGGCCGCCGTGGACGGGCACTGGCGGCGCCATGTCCCGGACTTCCTGATGCTGCGGGAGAAGGACGTGCCGCTGGTCGTGGACGTCAAGCCACGGCATCTGCTCACCAGGCCGAAGGTGAACTTCGCACTCGGCTGGGCACGCGAGGTCGTCCTGTCGCGCGGCTGGGACTTCGAGGTGTGGTCCGAGCCGCCGGAAACGGAGCTGGCGAACCTGCGCTTCCTCGCGGGCTATCGCCGTGAAGGTTGCGCGGGGCGTCCTGGATCCCTCCACGAGCATCGAAGTGACCGACGCCTCCGGCCAGGATCGCACCATCTTGGTGGAGTCGAACTGGAAGGTGTGCAGCCAGGATCCCCAGGTGGGAGCCGAACTGACGGGGCAACCAGTGTCTTTGACTGCTGTGAAGTTCGAGGAGTCCTGTCCGTAGCGACGACGCGCGAGGACCACACTTGTCGGCGTAACTCACGGTGGCCACGCGGAGAGTCGGTGACACTCAGCCTGAGATTCGTCCGGCAGTCCCCCCGTGTCGACGGTCATGCAATTGGCTCTGGCCGCGATTCCATGAACGGTCTTCAGAGACGTTGGGAGGCCGGCGCGGGAAGCGCCGCCGGATCTCGGAGCCGGGGTGCTAGGGGGCGTCGCCGATGA
- a CDS encoding HAD family hydrolase codes for MSIHIVWDWNGTLKDDRADLLDAVNHTLKGLRAAPIDLATYQARHVLPVRRFYTRLVNRPLTDSEWARAQRDFADFMRDRPPRRAPEEDPYPARPAARTRNTTALTAHGPTIRRSTSGTDAHAPHDLLVRLRCRARRTPARHLDE; via the coding sequence ATGTCCATCCATATTGTCTGGGACTGGAACGGCACCCTCAAAGACGACCGGGCAGACCTGCTCGACGCCGTGAACCACACGCTCAAAGGGCTGCGGGCCGCTCCCATCGACCTCGCGACCTACCAGGCACGACATGTCCTGCCCGTTCGCCGCTTCTACACCCGGCTGGTCAACCGGCCGCTCACCGACAGCGAATGGGCCAGGGCCCAACGGGATTTCGCCGACTTCATGCGCGACCGGCCACCGCGACGCGCTCCTGAAGAAGACCCCTACCCCGCCCGGCCCGCAGCCCGGACCCGGAACACCACGGCGCTGACCGCCCATGGCCCAACCATCCGCCGCAGCACCTCAGGAACCGATGCCCACGCCCCGCACGACCTTCTTGTCCGCCTTCGCTGCCGCGCTCGCCGAACGCCTGCCCGGCACCTGGACGAGTGA
- a CDS encoding ATP-binding protein — MSHRPARRARRASASPLFTPHHADRASRRAARRQLAEAAAKARAEAAAHTSGVGVEEQEMPAPLFPPAGRPGPASSRNNRLRLPAHRMTTATASGAYPFLAEGGLGAEGIYIGRDVHAEASFCFDPFALYGKVEGFTNPNVLLAGVIGQGKSALAKSFALRSIAFGYRVYVPCDPKGEWTPVAQALGGTSIALGPGLPGKLNPLDAAPRPTGVSEADWAGEIRKRRLLLLGSLARTVLGRDLLPMEHTGLDVALDAVVTRAAATGRTPLLGDIAATLNNPDELDVAGGIMSGRLGDASRDLAHAMRRLVHGDLAGMFDAPSTVAFDPNSPMLTIDLSRLGGSGDDTALVLAMTCASAWMESALSDPHGGRRWIVYDEAWRLMRHPGLLQRMQSQWKLSRGLGIANLMVIHRLSDLLTAGDAGSRGRALAEGLLADCSTRIIYRQETDQLPAAAALLGLTSVETDAISHLNRGRGLWKVAGRSFIVQHLLHPYELALFDTDARLR, encoded by the coding sequence ATGAGCCACCGGCCCGCGCGCCGTGCCCGCCGCGCCAGCGCCAGCCCCCTGTTCACCCCGCACCACGCCGACCGCGCCTCCCGCAGAGCCGCCCGCCGGCAGCTCGCCGAGGCCGCCGCGAAGGCTCGCGCCGAAGCAGCCGCCCACACCAGCGGCGTCGGCGTAGAGGAACAGGAGATGCCGGCGCCCCTCTTCCCGCCCGCCGGGCGACCCGGCCCCGCGTCTTCCCGCAACAACAGGCTCAGGCTGCCCGCCCATCGCATGACCACCGCCACCGCGAGCGGGGCGTACCCTTTTCTCGCCGAAGGCGGCCTCGGTGCCGAGGGCATCTACATCGGCCGCGACGTACACGCCGAAGCAAGCTTCTGCTTCGACCCGTTCGCGCTGTACGGCAAGGTCGAGGGGTTCACCAACCCCAACGTGCTGCTTGCCGGGGTGATCGGTCAGGGCAAGTCGGCTCTGGCGAAGAGTTTCGCGCTGCGGTCGATCGCCTTCGGGTACCGGGTCTACGTCCCGTGTGACCCGAAGGGGGAATGGACGCCCGTGGCGCAGGCGTTGGGTGGTACCTCCATCGCGCTCGGGCCGGGCCTGCCCGGAAAGCTGAACCCGCTGGACGCGGCGCCGCGGCCCACCGGCGTCTCCGAGGCCGACTGGGCGGGCGAGATCCGCAAGCGCCGCCTGCTGCTGCTCGGCTCGCTGGCCCGCACCGTACTCGGGCGGGACCTGCTGCCGATGGAGCACACCGGCCTCGACGTCGCCCTGGACGCCGTCGTCACCCGCGCCGCCGCCACCGGTCGCACCCCGCTGCTCGGCGACATCGCCGCCACCCTCAACAATCCCGACGAACTCGACGTGGCCGGCGGCATCATGTCAGGCCGCCTCGGCGACGCCTCCCGCGACCTGGCCCACGCCATGCGCAGGCTGGTCCACGGCGACCTGGCCGGGATGTTCGACGCCCCGAGCACGGTGGCCTTCGATCCCAACTCGCCGATGCTCACCATCGACCTGTCCCGCCTGGGCGGATCCGGCGACGACACCGCCCTCGTCCTCGCCATGACCTGCGCGTCCGCGTGGATGGAATCCGCACTGTCCGACCCGCATGGCGGCCGGCGCTGGATCGTCTACGACGAAGCCTGGCGCCTGATGCGCCACCCCGGCCTCCTGCAGCGCATGCAGTCCCAGTGGAAACTGAGCCGCGGCCTCGGCATCGCCAACCTCATGGTCATCCACCGGCTGTCCGACCTACTCACCGCCGGCGACGCCGGATCGCGTGGTCGGGCCCTGGCCGAAGGGCTGCTCGCCGACTGCTCCACCCGCATCATCTACCGGCAGGAGACCGACCAACTCCCAGCCGCAGCAGCTCTGTTGGGCCTGACCTCGGTGGAGACCGACGCGATCTCCCACCTCAACCGAGGCCGAGGCTTGTGGAAAGTCGCGGGGCGCAGCTTCATCGTGCAGCACCTCCTGCACCCCTACGAACTGGCGCTCTTCGACACCGACGCCCGCTTGCGCTGA
- a CDS encoding DUF6238 family protein: MTSALPVGDAYPYLRAASAGIRHHTHTLAPRTQHTVSPADRVHLDVLHAHLTALHQLLDQLAETTRPPHPAAGRHLATAHTRLFQAAAAVHDAFHLLPVADETPADMECHPERLPEGPPVLTICQRHLAAGHVVRRKTTPNDLNTPLHGHTTTCSQ, translated from the coding sequence TTGACCTCTGCCCTTCCCGTCGGCGACGCGTACCCGTACCTGCGGGCCGCCAGCGCCGGTATCCGCCACCACACCCACACCCTCGCCCCACGCACCCAGCACACCGTCTCGCCTGCGGACCGCGTGCACCTCGACGTGCTGCACGCGCATCTGACCGCGCTGCACCAGCTGCTCGACCAGCTCGCCGAGACCACCCGGCCGCCGCATCCCGCCGCCGGACGGCACCTCGCCACCGCGCACACCCGACTGTTCCAGGCCGCCGCCGCCGTGCACGACGCCTTCCACCTCCTGCCCGTCGCCGACGAGACCCCGGCGGACATGGAATGCCACCCCGAGCGGCTGCCCGAGGGACCACCCGTCCTGACCATCTGCCAGCGCCACCTCGCCGCGGGTCACGTCGTGCGCCGCAAGACCACACCGAACGACCTCAACACCCCGCTGCACGGCCACACCACCACCTGCAGCCAGTAA
- a CDS encoding SCO6880 family protein: MSDLTVTPLTVKFPHRSRRGILLGLSLPQLVLVSCALALLLVTVVSTGLLGAIALTPLWAAVAVLVVVRRHGRSLIGWAPIVLRFARRRRTGQTLWLARPVTRPRQDGILHLPGTAASLRVVTPGDSANQAAAVHDPHGQILTAVARVSSRAFALLDPASQNHNVSSWGRALAGIARTGHVATVQVLERTVPDSGDTLARHWSQQGHPETPVASQVYSELVTSAGPAAAPHEAYLAISLDLKAAKRLISQAGGGLPGSFTVMEQTTAAIAQSARSAGLMVTGWLSAREIAAVIRTAYDPKALSALQQWSDSGRAEADPAAAGPVVQVEEYDRLATDSARHATYWVENWPRTETSAGFLHGLMFTAGVRRALSLIYVPQGLESAMRDVQRKKAAIIADASERSRRGQVDSEVDSVEYADVKVRERQLIAGHADVALTGLLTVSAETDAALDAACAQIETAAVTAQVDLRRLIFQQSAAFTLGALPLARTAL; encoded by the coding sequence TTGTCTGATCTCACCGTCACACCGCTCACCGTCAAATTCCCCCATCGGTCCAGGCGCGGCATCCTGCTCGGCCTCTCCCTGCCCCAACTCGTCCTCGTGTCCTGTGCGTTGGCACTTTTGCTGGTCACGGTGGTATCCACCGGGCTGCTCGGCGCCATCGCCCTGACGCCGCTGTGGGCCGCGGTCGCCGTCCTGGTCGTCGTCCGCCGGCACGGCCGCTCGCTGATCGGCTGGGCTCCGATCGTCCTGCGCTTCGCGCGGCGGCGGCGCACCGGTCAGACTCTGTGGCTCGCACGACCCGTCACCCGTCCCCGCCAGGACGGCATCCTGCACCTGCCCGGCACCGCCGCCTCGTTGCGCGTCGTCACGCCCGGCGATTCCGCAAATCAGGCCGCCGCCGTGCACGACCCGCACGGCCAGATCCTGACTGCCGTCGCCCGCGTCTCCAGCAGGGCCTTCGCGCTCCTCGATCCGGCGAGTCAGAACCACAACGTCAGCAGCTGGGGGCGGGCCCTGGCGGGCATCGCCCGCACCGGACACGTCGCCACCGTGCAGGTTCTGGAGCGCACCGTCCCCGACAGCGGCGACACCCTCGCCCGCCACTGGAGTCAGCAAGGCCACCCCGAAACCCCGGTCGCCTCACAGGTCTACAGCGAACTGGTCACCTCCGCCGGCCCGGCCGCCGCCCCGCACGAGGCGTACCTGGCGATCTCCCTCGACCTCAAGGCCGCCAAGCGCCTCATCAGCCAGGCTGGCGGAGGACTGCCCGGCTCCTTCACCGTGATGGAACAGACCACCGCGGCCATCGCCCAGTCCGCGCGCAGCGCCGGACTGATGGTGACCGGCTGGCTCAGTGCCCGCGAGATCGCCGCCGTCATCCGCACCGCCTACGACCCTAAGGCGCTGTCCGCGCTGCAGCAGTGGTCGGACTCCGGCCGGGCCGAAGCCGACCCGGCAGCCGCCGGGCCCGTGGTCCAGGTCGAGGAGTACGACCGGCTCGCCACCGACTCCGCCCGGCACGCCACCTACTGGGTCGAAAACTGGCCCCGCACCGAAACCTCGGCGGGCTTCTTGCACGGCCTCATGTTCACCGCCGGGGTCCGGCGCGCCCTGTCCCTTATCTACGTGCCGCAGGGGCTCGAGTCCGCGATGCGCGACGTGCAGCGCAAGAAGGCGGCGATCATCGCCGACGCCAGCGAGCGCTCTCGCCGCGGGCAGGTCGACTCCGAAGTCGACTCCGTCGAATACGCCGACGTCAAGGTCCGCGAGCGGCAGTTGATCGCCGGGCACGCCGATGTGGCGCTGACCGGACTGCTCACCGTGTCTGCCGAGACCGACGCGGCGCTCGATGCCGCGTGCGCGCAGATCGAGACCGCCGCCGTCACCGCACAGGTCGACCTGCGGCGCTTGATCTTCCAGCAGTCCGCTGCCTTCACGCTCGGCGCCCTACCGCTCGCCCGCACGGCCCTGTAA
- a CDS encoding ATP-binding protein translates to MGFCDLPLADKLCAVGDAVDFASDPGEAIGNWMAKSAGELAAAAADLAAEAVNTTTKVDLNAGWFRDNYEMILPIGLVVLVATLCAQLVRAAIRRNGQALVQAFTGTATGVLFAFTAIAFTTVAIEVVDALSDGLFKAAHLDIATAVRRIVKVDQIASLSGLGWLVTVFVGVGAAIGAFLYWCVMMVRKVGILVMVTLAVFAGAGGGWEVARRWRKGWIEATATLVVSKLLMTVIFVLGIAAMGKTEAKDGIAALADVMAGIVILALVMLCPYATFKFVHWAASEGSDAETLHRSGGAGAQMARQHAERAGRKAAAAVATAGSGGAAAGAGAAPQGPDSVPDGFPGDIAANPTPETGKEGGSSSTASSGGEGIKSGLEKAVQPPPTSLRDDTSGQFGGAPVQGGGSGSPSSGGGFMSQPGAGTSTPPPQGAPPAPNSAGTSSGAGAPPPPPTGL, encoded by the coding sequence TTGGGTTTCTGCGATCTCCCCCTCGCGGACAAACTCTGCGCCGTCGGCGACGCGGTCGACTTCGCCTCCGACCCCGGCGAGGCCATCGGCAACTGGATGGCCAAGAGCGCGGGCGAACTCGCCGCAGCCGCGGCCGACCTGGCCGCCGAGGCGGTCAACACCACCACCAAGGTCGATTTGAATGCCGGGTGGTTCCGCGACAACTACGAGATGATCCTGCCGATCGGCCTGGTCGTCCTCGTCGCCACGTTGTGCGCCCAGCTCGTGCGCGCCGCGATCCGCCGCAACGGCCAAGCGCTCGTCCAGGCATTCACCGGCACCGCCACCGGCGTGCTGTTCGCGTTCACCGCGATCGCCTTCACCACCGTCGCCATCGAAGTGGTCGACGCCCTGTCCGACGGACTGTTCAAAGCCGCCCATCTGGACATCGCCACGGCGGTGCGGCGCATCGTCAAGGTGGACCAGATCGCCTCCCTGTCCGGCCTGGGCTGGCTGGTCACGGTCTTCGTCGGCGTCGGCGCCGCGATCGGCGCCTTCCTCTACTGGTGCGTGATGATGGTCCGCAAGGTCGGCATCCTCGTTATGGTCACCCTCGCGGTTTTCGCTGGAGCCGGTGGAGGTTGGGAGGTCGCCCGGCGCTGGCGCAAGGGCTGGATCGAAGCCACCGCCACCCTCGTGGTCAGCAAATTGCTGATGACCGTGATCTTCGTCCTGGGGATCGCCGCGATGGGCAAGACCGAAGCGAAGGACGGCATCGCCGCCCTCGCCGACGTGATGGCCGGCATCGTCATCCTGGCGTTGGTGATGTTGTGCCCCTACGCCACGTTCAAGTTCGTTCACTGGGCCGCCTCCGAGGGCTCCGACGCCGAGACCCTGCACCGCTCGGGTGGAGCCGGCGCGCAGATGGCCCGTCAGCACGCTGAACGCGCCGGACGCAAGGCCGCCGCCGCGGTCGCCACCGCCGGAAGTGGCGGTGCCGCGGCCGGAGCGGGCGCCGCTCCCCAGGGCCCGGACTCCGTTCCTGACGGCTTCCCCGGAGACATTGCCGCCAACCCCACGCCGGAGACCGGTAAGGAAGGCGGCAGCTCAAGCACCGCGTCGTCCGGGGGCGAGGGGATCAAGAGCGGTCTGGAGAAGGCCGTGCAGCCTCCGCCGACCAGCCTCCGTGACGACACCAGCGGTCAGTTCGGCGGTGCACCCGTACAGGGTGGCGGTTCCGGATCGCCCTCCAGCGGCGGCGGCTTCATGTCGCAGCCCGGCGCAGGCACCTCGACACCACCGCCGCAGGGCGCACCGCCGGCACCGAACTCGGCCGGCACCTCCAGCGGAGCCGGGGCACCGCCGCCCCCGCCCACCGGTCTGTGA
- a CDS encoding DUF6112 family protein produces MHLLETVQYLAYDPGITPSGGGLPGLAVLKNVVNSINLFAIVAVVGALAVSLGVWAWGHHTGGHQAEANGKKGAVVAAGAALGLGAANGVVAFFSALGSQVH; encoded by the coding sequence TTGCATCTGCTCGAAACCGTGCAGTACCTGGCCTACGATCCCGGCATCACGCCCTCGGGCGGTGGCCTGCCCGGCCTCGCCGTGCTGAAGAACGTCGTCAACTCGATCAACCTGTTCGCGATCGTCGCCGTGGTCGGCGCGCTCGCCGTCTCCCTCGGCGTGTGGGCGTGGGGCCACCACACCGGTGGCCACCAGGCCGAGGCCAACGGGAAGAAGGGTGCGGTCGTCGCGGCGGGCGCCGCCCTCGGTCTCGGTGCAGCGAACGGGGTCGTGGCGTTCTTTTCCGCCCTGGGGTCGCAGGTCCACTGA
- a CDS encoding C40 family peptidase, with translation MKGAVAGIGAFVLAPLLLAGTAMLMATSSEAAQTTYSSFSCVGDVDTDAVVEQVTKILNGASAKDVHVEGLSLPEEQIPNARTIVATGISLHVPKQGQIIALATAMQESRLRNLSSGDRDSLGLFQQRPSQGWGTATEIHNPVYASEQFYKALLAVDGWQQLTVTQAAQKVQRSGYPDAYADWEELATALQKAIAATFPDADQDTTETNTTTSTASCAATEDGSGYGTIPEGSVPKGYSIPKDADPRARKAIVWAMAQLGTMYQWGGTCTAPHGPDPMGRCDCSSLTQQAYAHAGVQLTRTTYTQINEGKAVSPKALKPGDLIFSRGSAARPEHVGMYIGSGLAIEAPRTGNPVRITPLADWAILAARRVI, from the coding sequence TTGAAGGGCGCAGTCGCCGGCATCGGCGCCTTCGTCCTCGCCCCTCTCCTCCTCGCCGGCACGGCCATGCTGATGGCCACCAGCAGCGAGGCCGCCCAGACCACCTACTCGTCTTTCAGCTGCGTGGGCGATGTCGACACCGACGCCGTCGTTGAGCAGGTCACCAAGATCCTCAACGGTGCGTCCGCCAAGGACGTCCACGTCGAGGGCCTGTCCCTGCCCGAGGAGCAGATCCCCAACGCCCGCACGATCGTGGCCACCGGGATCAGCCTCCACGTGCCGAAGCAGGGCCAGATCATCGCGCTCGCCACCGCGATGCAGGAATCACGGCTGCGCAACCTCAGCTCCGGTGACCGCGATTCGCTGGGTCTGTTCCAGCAACGGCCGAGCCAGGGCTGGGGCACCGCTACGGAGATCCACAACCCCGTCTACGCGAGCGAGCAGTTCTACAAGGCGCTTCTCGCGGTGGACGGTTGGCAGCAGCTGACCGTCACCCAGGCCGCGCAGAAGGTCCAGCGCTCCGGCTACCCCGACGCCTACGCCGATTGGGAGGAGTTGGCGACCGCACTGCAGAAGGCGATCGCCGCCACGTTCCCCGACGCCGACCAGGACACCACGGAGACGAACACCACCACCAGTACCGCGTCCTGTGCGGCGACCGAGGACGGCTCCGGGTACGGCACCATCCCGGAAGGGTCGGTGCCGAAGGGCTACTCGATCCCGAAGGACGCCGATCCGAGGGCGCGCAAGGCGATCGTCTGGGCGATGGCGCAGCTCGGCACGATGTACCAGTGGGGCGGCACCTGCACCGCGCCGCACGGCCCCGACCCGATGGGCCGCTGCGACTGCAGCTCCCTGACCCAGCAGGCGTACGCGCACGCCGGCGTCCAGCTCACCCGCACCACGTATACGCAGATCAACGAGGGCAAGGCCGTGTCTCCCAAGGCACTCAAGCCCGGTGACCTGATCTTCTCCCGCGGCAGCGCCGCCCGCCCCGAACACGTCGGCATGTACATCGGCTCGGGACTCGCGATCGAGGCGCCCAGAACTGGAAATCCAGTTCGGATCACGCCGCTCGCGGACTGGGCCATCCTCGCTGCCCGCCGCGTCATCTGA
- a CDS encoding site-specific DNA-methyltransferase, which yields MPFSLHQGDALGVLAGLPDDCVDSVITDPPYNSGGRTAKERTSRSAKQKYTSADAAHELPDFTGENMDQRSYGFWLTQIMTEAHRLTKVGGTALLFTDWRQLPTTTDAIQAAGWLWRGVLAWHKPQSRPQKGRFTQNCEFIVWASNGPIDAARNPVYLPGLYSASQPSGKSRQHITQKPVSVMRELVQISPPGGTVLDFTCGSGSTGVAALLEGRDFIGVEKTKHYADIAEQRLLQAMQQTAGREAFVLAGPED from the coding sequence TTGCCTTTTTCCCTGCACCAGGGCGACGCGCTCGGCGTCCTCGCCGGACTGCCGGACGACTGCGTCGACTCCGTCATCACCGACCCGCCGTACAACTCCGGCGGTCGGACGGCCAAGGAGCGCACGTCCCGCAGCGCGAAGCAGAAGTACACCTCCGCCGATGCCGCGCACGAGCTGCCAGACTTCACAGGCGAGAACATGGATCAGCGGAGCTACGGCTTCTGGCTGACCCAGATCATGACGGAGGCGCACCGGCTCACCAAGGTCGGTGGCACGGCGCTCCTGTTCACCGACTGGCGGCAGCTGCCGACCACCACGGATGCCATCCAGGCCGCCGGCTGGCTCTGGCGCGGGGTGCTCGCCTGGCACAAGCCGCAGTCCAGGCCCCAGAAGGGGCGTTTCACCCAGAATTGCGAGTTCATCGTCTGGGCCAGCAACGGGCCGATCGACGCTGCCCGCAATCCCGTCTACCTGCCCGGCCTGTACAGCGCCTCGCAGCCGTCGGGCAAGAGCCGGCAGCACATCACGCAGAAGCCCGTCTCCGTCATGCGTGAGCTGGTGCAAATCTCCCCGCCGGGCGGCACGGTGCTCGACTTCACCTGCGGCTCGGGCTCGACGGGGGTCGCGGCCCTGCTGGAGGGCCGCGATTTCATCGGCGTCGAGAAGACCAAGCACTACGCCGACATCGCAGAACAGCGACTGTTGCAGGCGATGCAACAGACCGCAGGGCGCGAGGCCTTCGTTCTCGCTGGTCCGGAGGATTAG
- a CDS encoding PEP-utilizing enzyme has protein sequence MTVRVTLGTKAESLSRVSALLCTGRVLPLMYFTVAEWRAKRDQIITTITDFGEHGQPLIIRSSTGREDSARYSAAGKFLSIAGVKGSKVLGAAIDSVIASYGTCPDDDQVLVQPEASGLVASGVAASCDPSTGGPYYVVNWADGSETSAVTGGADAALRTWYQVSHNVTVDPPETFLKNVVELVAELEELTGIRHLQVEFGIDKTGYPILFQVRQLANVSTSISVQSHRDALKKVYQCFRDSSLGNSHPGVIGHRNLYGVMPDWNPAEIIGIRPRPLALSLYRTLLTDRAWSAARRRYGYRDIDAPALINFAGSPYVDCRVSFSSLVPADLNERLATRLVDYYVDRLDSFPHLHDKVEFDIAFTCYTFDLDTRLASLRAAGFDANDCHSLSRSLHALTRNLLSGYGPWHDDQQTVRRLARRRLDAARQPAHSASRIKRLLNDCMRFGTVPFAGLARGAFIATQLLSSLVDVDVLSPADRLAFFSGLRTVAGEMSEEFHQLTKEDFLLRYGHLRPGTYDILSARYDETPDVYFNWQRREAPKTQQGEFRPSVPQIRDIAELLIGAGFSITPSSFLSFLGTAIKAREIAKFEFTHNLSDALLSLRLMGEQMNIGPDDLSYVNVPAIMQMSDDIAHNAALVRAAVDRGRAAYEITASIALPPLITSCEDVWGFEMPRTQPNFVSQRRVIAPVARVAEGDPIEGRIALLVSADPGYDWIFTHGIVGLVTCYGGVNSHMAVRAQELNVPAVIGAGEARFHHWVGVSTLEIDSANMSVRVIA, from the coding sequence GTGACTGTACGAGTGACGCTCGGGACGAAGGCGGAAAGTCTCAGCCGAGTATCGGCCTTGCTGTGCACCGGTCGCGTTTTGCCCCTCATGTACTTCACCGTTGCCGAGTGGCGTGCCAAGCGAGACCAGATCATCACCACGATAACCGACTTCGGGGAACACGGTCAGCCTCTAATTATCCGGAGCAGTACCGGCCGCGAGGACTCCGCGCGGTATTCGGCTGCTGGCAAATTCCTGTCCATTGCTGGAGTGAAAGGGTCGAAAGTTCTAGGCGCAGCGATCGACTCGGTGATTGCCTCTTACGGCACGTGCCCGGACGACGACCAGGTTCTCGTCCAGCCGGAAGCCAGCGGTCTGGTTGCCAGCGGAGTGGCCGCTTCGTGCGATCCCAGCACTGGAGGTCCGTATTACGTGGTGAACTGGGCGGACGGTTCTGAGACCTCTGCTGTGACCGGTGGCGCTGACGCCGCGCTACGCACTTGGTACCAGGTCTCGCACAATGTCACTGTGGATCCTCCCGAAACCTTCCTGAAGAACGTCGTTGAACTTGTCGCAGAATTGGAGGAGCTCACCGGGATTCGGCACCTGCAAGTTGAATTCGGCATCGATAAGACTGGATACCCTATTCTCTTTCAGGTCAGGCAACTGGCCAACGTGTCGACAAGTATATCTGTGCAAAGCCATCGCGATGCACTGAAGAAGGTCTACCAATGCTTCCGTGATTCCTCCTTAGGTAATTCGCATCCTGGGGTTATCGGCCATCGAAACTTATACGGCGTCATGCCGGATTGGAATCCCGCAGAGATCATCGGGATCCGTCCACGCCCGCTGGCTCTCTCCCTGTACCGCACTCTCCTTACGGACCGGGCCTGGTCTGCTGCACGCAGACGCTACGGATATCGCGACATCGACGCTCCCGCGCTTATCAACTTCGCGGGCTCACCGTACGTCGACTGCCGCGTGAGCTTCTCCTCCCTCGTTCCCGCAGACCTCAACGAAAGACTCGCCACCCGGCTCGTTGACTACTACGTTGACCGTCTCGACTCCTTTCCGCACCTGCACGATAAGGTCGAGTTCGATATCGCCTTCACCTGCTATACCTTCGACCTCGACACGAGACTCGCGTCATTACGCGCGGCTGGGTTCGATGCGAACGACTGCCATTCGTTGTCGCGGAGTCTGCATGCACTGACCCGGAACCTCCTGTCCGGCTATGGGCCTTGGCACGATGACCAGCAAACCGTCAGGAGACTCGCTCGGCGCCGCCTCGATGCCGCACGTCAACCAGCCCACTCGGCGTCTCGAATAAAACGGCTGCTCAATGACTGCATGCGCTTCGGCACAGTCCCGTTCGCAGGACTCGCGCGAGGTGCCTTTATCGCCACGCAACTCCTGTCGAGTCTGGTGGATGTGGACGTCCTCTCCCCGGCAGATCGCCTAGCCTTCTTCAGTGGGCTTCGGACCGTCGCCGGAGAGATGTCCGAGGAGTTCCACCAACTGACTAAGGAGGATTTCCTTCTGCGATATGGACACCTGAGGCCCGGAACTTACGATATCCTGTCAGCGCGATACGATGAGACACCTGACGTATACTTCAACTGGCAACGACGCGAAGCGCCGAAGACGCAGCAGGGAGAGTTTCGCCCGTCGGTTCCGCAGATAAGAGACATAGCGGAATTGCTGATCGGGGCAGGCTTCTCAATCACTCCATCGAGCTTTCTATCCTTTCTGGGCACGGCGATCAAGGCCCGTGAGATCGCCAAGTTCGAGTTCACGCACAATCTCAGCGACGCGCTGCTTTCCCTCAGGTTGATGGGCGAGCAGATGAACATCGGCCCAGACGACCTGTCATACGTGAATGTGCCCGCGATCATGCAGATGAGCGATGATATCGCCCACAACGCCGCACTGGTCAGAGCAGCAGTAGATCGTGGCCGGGCGGCCTACGAGATAACGGCATCAATAGCGCTACCTCCCCTCATCACTTCATGCGAAGACGTCTGGGGATTTGAGATGCCACGCACGCAACCGAATTTTGTGTCCCAGCGACGCGTGATTGCCCCAGTGGCACGGGTGGCTGAAGGCGATCCCATTGAAGGCCGCATCGCTTTGCTCGTGAGCGCCGACCCTGGCTACGACTGGATCTTCACCCATGGCATTGTCGGTTTGGTCACCTGCTACGGAGGAGTGAATTCCCATATGGCGGTCCGGGCGCAAGAACTAAACGTGCCCGCCGTGATTGGAGCAGGCGAGGCAAGATTTCACCATTGGGTCGGTGTTTCAACCTTGGAGATCGACTCCGCAAATATGTCCGTGCGAGTCATCGCATGA